Proteins encoded in a region of the Methanofastidiosum sp. genome:
- a CDS encoding ribonuclease H-like domain-containing protein has product MSINFKHEQEKSGKVSDRSPFRGIGKSFRSKIDKVKEYELLEENEDIKNDFLYGMPFGLNYNDYANAQNLKKNLMEKYQDVELSQAIEGHEYDSGYGTVFTINQNIESNLKKFPREKAKEKILSELRLIYGIGETKKKYLRSRGYNTIEDLVYHPYFSKEAKDCLSLIESMNSKNIMDRISYWLSQSDELMYCCSGFHEKEDFLFFDIETLGLFNRPIILIGVAKFNGENLSINQYFLKDLTQEPAALNEFYSFIGPNTVLVSYNGKSFDVPYIRERLSYYGMQTHIEKPHFDMLHFSRRAWRNKYPNCRLVTLEKYLFGIERNDDVPSALVPEFYETYLRTGNIGPVIPIIEHNRQDLITLTMIFSKLYEEWSQ; this is encoded by the coding sequence ATGTCCATTAATTTTAAACATGAGCAAGAGAAAAGTGGAAAAGTTTCTGACAGGTCACCTTTTAGAGGGATTGGTAAAAGTTTTAGATCGAAAATTGATAAAGTTAAAGAGTATGAGCTATTAGAAGAAAACGAAGACATAAAAAATGACTTTTTATACGGGATGCCATTTGGCCTTAACTATAATGATTATGCCAATGCACAGAATCTAAAGAAAAATTTGATGGAAAAATATCAGGATGTAGAACTATCTCAAGCTATCGAGGGCCATGAATATGATAGCGGATATGGAACCGTATTTACTATTAATCAGAATATCGAATCCAATCTAAAGAAGTTTCCAAGAGAAAAGGCAAAGGAAAAGATTTTATCAGAATTAAGATTAATCTATGGAATTGGGGAAACGAAAAAAAAATATCTTAGAAGCAGGGGATATAACACAATAGAAGACCTAGTTTATCACCCGTATTTTTCAAAAGAAGCCAAAGATTGCTTGAGTTTAATTGAATCAATGAATTCCAAAAATATAATGGATCGAATTTCCTACTGGTTGTCCCAATCAGATGAGCTTATGTACTGCTGCTCAGGTTTTCATGAGAAGGAAGATTTCCTCTTCTTTGATATTGAAACTTTGGGATTATTCAATAGACCAATAATACTTATTGGTGTTGCTAAATTTAATGGAGAAAATCTTTCAATAAATCAATATTTCTTAAAGGATTTAACTCAAGAGCCTGCGGCCCTAAATGAGTTTTATTCTTTTATAGGGCCAAATACAGTATTAGTATCCTATAATGGTAAGTCTTTCGATGTTCCATATATTCGAGAAAGGCTTTCTTATTATGGGATGCAAACCCATATCGAAAAACCTCATTTTGATATGCTTCATTTTTCAAGAAGGGCATGGAGAAACAAATACCCAAACTGCAGGCTTGTAACTCTAGAAAAATATCTTTTTGGAATTGAAAGGAATGATGACGTGCCGAGTGCCCTTGTACCTGAGTTTTATGAAACTTATCTAAGAACTGGGAATATAGGGCCAGTAATTCCGATAATTGAGCATAATAGGCAAGACCTTATTACACTTACAATGATATTTTCAAAACTTTATGAGGAATGGAGTCAGTGA
- a CDS encoding DEAD/DEAH box helicase, with amino-acid sequence MESVIENILLKLRRDPSFDRNIAHVELLPEKGPIYGELNEELPNSISDYLEIKNIRLYKHQCDSLEEIRKGNNIIITTPTASGKTLAFNIPIFEALSKDRQATALYLYPAKALSNDQLKVLRALELETEIRVNPNVYDGDTPSAIRPKIRSESRIIVSNPYEIHHILSWHYKWQHFFSNLKFIVLDEAHIYRGVFGSNVSLLIRRLERICEYYGSKPQVIISTATLANPIEFAEKLTGLKYELISEDGSPKGKKYFIFYNPYKDGDYQSIHQESKRLFLFFIREGLQTLCFTVSRKMSELIARWSKESLDSSEESLKEKIMAYRAGYLPEERRRIENGLKNWAIKGVTSTNALELGIDIGGLGSVIISGYPGTVISTWQQAGRAGRGTNDSVATLVAFQNQLDQYFMRHPQVFFGKSHEHAIVDLSNPYILFGHTMCASSELPIVLDRDRKYLGEFLPDILEELKNESLIKETPSGWIYSGTKSASMVVSLDSISSDMFKVMYQNKTLETMDRAQAYREAHEGAVLLHQGETYIVDTMDLKNGIIRANKTDVDFYTQVLKESFVSIIDIIDKKSIGDLELFLGHLKVTENYNAYKIMRGDSAIGYKNIYLPPLEFSTVGFFFTFPSSIEDELWGERSKDKDILQMLIKRKNVDIRREVFGGSLHGIEHAMIGIMPFHVMCDRWDIGGLSTNFYPSTGKPTVFIYDGFEGGIGLSEKAYELFDEIVKTSLELVEECNCEEGCPACIYSPKCGNDNKPMDKKGTIFLFKKIMANI; translated from the coding sequence ATGGAGTCAGTGATTGAGAATATACTCTTAAAACTAAGAAGAGATCCTTCTTTTGATAGGAATATAGCTCACGTTGAGTTATTACCTGAAAAAGGGCCTATTTACGGAGAACTCAATGAAGAACTGCCCAATAGCATTAGCGACTATTTGGAGATAAAAAATATTAGGCTTTACAAGCATCAGTGCGATAGTTTAGAAGAAATAAGAAAAGGAAACAATATAATAATCACAACTCCAACTGCCTCTGGTAAGACACTTGCATTTAATATTCCCATATTCGAAGCTCTATCAAAAGATAGACAAGCAACTGCCCTATATCTTTATCCTGCAAAAGCATTATCAAACGACCAACTAAAGGTCTTAAGGGCTCTTGAGTTAGAGACTGAGATTAGGGTAAATCCGAATGTTTATGATGGTGACACGCCCTCGGCAATAAGGCCTAAAATAAGAAGTGAATCTAGGATTATAGTATCAAATCCTTATGAGATACACCATATCCTTTCCTGGCATTACAAGTGGCAGCATTTCTTTTCTAATCTTAAGTTCATAGTTTTGGACGAGGCACATATTTATCGAGGCGTTTTTGGCTCAAATGTTTCCCTTCTGATAAGAAGGCTAGAGAGGATATGTGAATATTATGGGTCAAAACCGCAAGTTATTATTTCGACTGCCACGTTGGCCAATCCAATTGAGTTTGCAGAAAAGCTTACTGGATTAAAATATGAACTCATATCAGAAGATGGCTCACCTAAGGGTAAGAAATATTTTATTTTTTATAATCCCTATAAAGATGGAGACTATCAATCAATTCACCAGGAATCAAAAAGACTGTTTCTATTCTTCATAAGAGAAGGTCTCCAGACCTTATGTTTTACCGTGTCACGCAAGATGTCAGAATTAATTGCAAGGTGGTCAAAAGAATCACTTGACTCTTCAGAAGAATCTCTAAAAGAAAAGATTATGGCATATAGGGCAGGATACCTACCAGAAGAGAGAAGAAGAATTGAAAATGGCCTTAAAAATTGGGCTATAAAAGGTGTAACTTCAACAAATGCACTTGAACTTGGAATCGATATAGGGGGTCTTGGCAGCGTCATTATTTCTGGGTACCCAGGCACTGTCATATCGACTTGGCAGCAGGCTGGCAGAGCCGGTAGAGGTACAAACGATTCAGTTGCAACACTTGTCGCATTTCAAAATCAGCTGGACCAGTATTTCATGAGGCATCCTCAAGTATTTTTTGGGAAATCGCATGAGCATGCCATAGTTGATCTATCTAACCCATACATTCTTTTTGGCCACACGATGTGCGCATCTTCTGAGCTACCGATAGTTTTGGATAGGGATAGGAAATATTTGGGAGAATTTTTACCTGATATTCTGGAGGAGCTAAAGAATGAATCACTTATCAAGGAAACGCCTAGCGGCTGGATATATTCTGGGACAAAGAGCGCCTCGATGGTAGTAAGTCTTGACAGCATCTCTAGCGATATGTTCAAAGTCATGTATCAAAATAAAACGCTTGAAACTATGGATAGGGCTCAAGCATACAGGGAAGCGCACGAAGGTGCAGTTTTACTGCATCAAGGTGAGACATACATTGTGGATACAATGGATCTAAAAAATGGGATAATCAGGGCTAATAAAACTGATGTTGATTTTTATACCCAAGTCCTAAAAGAAAGCTTTGTTTCTATTATAGACATTATTGATAAAAAATCAATTGGCGATTTAGAACTATTCTTGGGCCATCTTAAGGTAACAGAAAATTACAATGCTTACAAGATTATGAGGGGAGACAGTGCAATTGGTTATAAGAATATTTATTTACCACCTCTTGAATTTAGCACCGTTGGGTTCTTTTTTACGTTTCCTTCTTCAATAGAGGATGAGCTGTGGGGGGAAAGATCTAAAGATAAGGATATTCTTCAAATGCTCATCAAAAGGAAGAACGTTGACATAAGAAGGGAAGTTTTCGGCGGATCACTCCATGGAATTGAACACGCCATGATCGGGATCATGCCTTTTCACGTCATGTGCGACCGTTGGGATATTGGTGGCCTATCAACAAACTTTTACCCTTCTACTGGAAAGCCAACCGTATTCATATATGATGGATTTGAAGGTGGAATAGGGCTGTCTGAGAAAGCCTACGAATTATTTGATGAAATAGTTAAAACTTCTTTAGAACTGGTAGAAGAATGCAATTGTGAGGAAGGGTGTCCTGCATGTATATATTCACCAAAGTGCGGAAATGACAATAAGCCAATGGATAAAAAAGGGACTATTTTCTTGTTTAAGAAGATTATGGCAAATATTTGA